Proteins encoded together in one Felis catus isolate Fca126 chromosome B3, F.catus_Fca126_mat1.0, whole genome shotgun sequence window:
- the MFGE8 gene encoding lactadherin isoform X1, which produces MPGPRLLAALCGALLCASGLFAFSGDFCDSSQCLNGGTCLLGRDNTPFYCLCPEGFTGIICNETEKGPCNPNPCYNDAECQVIKDEHRGDIFTQYICKCPHGYTGVHCEITCAMPLGMETGAISDSQISASSVYLGFMGLQRWAPELARLHRTGIVNAWTASNYDKNPWIQVNLVRKMWVTGVVTQGASRASNAEYLKTFKVAYSLNGRKFQFIQSAEGSGDKLFVGNTDNSGLKVNLFDFPLEVQYVRLVPITCHRGCTLRFELLGCELNGCAEPLGMKDNTIPDRQITASSIYRTWGLNAFSWYPFYARLDKQGKFNAWTAQTNDASEWLQVDLGTQRQVTGIITQGARDFGHIQYVAAYKVAYSNNSMNWTEYRDQGALDSKIFPGNLDNNSHKKNMFEMPFLARFVRVLPVAWHNRITLRVELLGC; this is translated from the exons GTGACTTCTGTGACTCTAGCCAGTGCCTGAATGGTGGGACCTGCCTGTTGGGCCGGGACAACACCCCTTTCTACTGCCTCTGCCCTGAAGGCTTCACAGGCATCATCTGCAATGAGACCGAGAAAG GTCCTTGTAATCCCAACCCCTGCTACAATGATGCTGAATGCCAGGTGATCAAGGACGAACACCGGGGGGACATCTTCACCCAGTACATCTGCAAGTGCCCTCATGGCTATACAGGTGTCCACTGTGAGATCA CCTGCGCCATGCCGCTGGGCATGGAGACGGGTGCCATTTCCGACTCGCAGATCTCTGCCTCGTCTGTGTACTTGGGCTTCATGGGTTTACAGCGCTGGGCCCCAGAGCTGGCCCGCCTGCACCGCACGGGCATCGTCAACGCTTGGACAGCCAGCAACTATGACAAGAATCCCTGGATCCAG GTGAACCTGGTACGGAAGATGTGGGTGACGGGCGTGGTGACACAGGGTGCCAGCCGAGCAAGCAACGCCGAGTACCTGAAGACTTTCAAGGTGGCCTACAGCCTCAACGGACGCAAGTTCCAGTTTATCCAGAGCGCAGAGGGGTCAGGAGACAAG CTGTTTGTGGGCAATACGGACAACAGCGGCCTGAAGGTCAACCTGTTTGACTTCCCTCTGGAGGTGCAGTATGTGCGGCTGGTGCCCATCACCTGCCACCGGGGCTGTACCCTCCGCTTCGAGCTCCTTGGATGCGAGTTGAATG GATGTGCTGAACCCCTGGGCATGAAGGACAACACCATCCCCGACAGGCAGATCACGGCCTCCAGCATCTACAGGACCTGGGGCCTGAATGCCTTCAGCTGGTATCCCTTTTACGCGAGGCTGGACAAGCAGGGCAAGTTCAACGCCTGGACCGCCCAGACCAATGATGCCTCTGAGTGGCTGCAG GTTGACTTGGGCACCCAGAGGCAAGTGACGGGCATCATTACCCAGGGGGCCCGAGACTTTGGCCACATCCAATATGTGGCAGCCTACAAGGTGGCCTACAGTAACAACAGCATGAACTGGACCGAGTACAGGGACCAGGGGGCCTTGGACAGCAAG atCTTCCCTGGCAACTTGGACAACAATTCCCACAAGAAGAACATGTTTGAGATGCCCTTCCTGGCTCGCTTCGTGCGCGTCCTGCCCGTAGCCTGGCACAACCGTATCACCCTGCGTGTGGAGCTGCTGGGCTGCTAG
- the MFGE8 gene encoding lactadherin isoform X2, whose product MPGPRLLAALCGALLCASGLFAFSGPCNPNPCYNDAECQVIKDEHRGDIFTQYICKCPHGYTGVHCEITCAMPLGMETGAISDSQISASSVYLGFMGLQRWAPELARLHRTGIVNAWTASNYDKNPWIQVNLVRKMWVTGVVTQGASRASNAEYLKTFKVAYSLNGRKFQFIQSAEGSGDKLFVGNTDNSGLKVNLFDFPLEVQYVRLVPITCHRGCTLRFELLGCELNGCAEPLGMKDNTIPDRQITASSIYRTWGLNAFSWYPFYARLDKQGKFNAWTAQTNDASEWLQVDLGTQRQVTGIITQGARDFGHIQYVAAYKVAYSNNSMNWTEYRDQGALDSKIFPGNLDNNSHKKNMFEMPFLARFVRVLPVAWHNRITLRVELLGC is encoded by the exons GTCCTTGTAATCCCAACCCCTGCTACAATGATGCTGAATGCCAGGTGATCAAGGACGAACACCGGGGGGACATCTTCACCCAGTACATCTGCAAGTGCCCTCATGGCTATACAGGTGTCCACTGTGAGATCA CCTGCGCCATGCCGCTGGGCATGGAGACGGGTGCCATTTCCGACTCGCAGATCTCTGCCTCGTCTGTGTACTTGGGCTTCATGGGTTTACAGCGCTGGGCCCCAGAGCTGGCCCGCCTGCACCGCACGGGCATCGTCAACGCTTGGACAGCCAGCAACTATGACAAGAATCCCTGGATCCAG GTGAACCTGGTACGGAAGATGTGGGTGACGGGCGTGGTGACACAGGGTGCCAGCCGAGCAAGCAACGCCGAGTACCTGAAGACTTTCAAGGTGGCCTACAGCCTCAACGGACGCAAGTTCCAGTTTATCCAGAGCGCAGAGGGGTCAGGAGACAAG CTGTTTGTGGGCAATACGGACAACAGCGGCCTGAAGGTCAACCTGTTTGACTTCCCTCTGGAGGTGCAGTATGTGCGGCTGGTGCCCATCACCTGCCACCGGGGCTGTACCCTCCGCTTCGAGCTCCTTGGATGCGAGTTGAATG GATGTGCTGAACCCCTGGGCATGAAGGACAACACCATCCCCGACAGGCAGATCACGGCCTCCAGCATCTACAGGACCTGGGGCCTGAATGCCTTCAGCTGGTATCCCTTTTACGCGAGGCTGGACAAGCAGGGCAAGTTCAACGCCTGGACCGCCCAGACCAATGATGCCTCTGAGTGGCTGCAG GTTGACTTGGGCACCCAGAGGCAAGTGACGGGCATCATTACCCAGGGGGCCCGAGACTTTGGCCACATCCAATATGTGGCAGCCTACAAGGTGGCCTACAGTAACAACAGCATGAACTGGACCGAGTACAGGGACCAGGGGGCCTTGGACAGCAAG atCTTCCCTGGCAACTTGGACAACAATTCCCACAAGAAGAACATGTTTGAGATGCCCTTCCTGGCTCGCTTCGTGCGCGTCCTGCCCGTAGCCTGGCACAACCGTATCACCCTGCGTGTGGAGCTGCTGGGCTGCTAG